From one Longimicrobium sp. genomic stretch:
- a CDS encoding YciI family protein, translating into MRFMVMIKATNESEWAVPPTPEAFAAMQEYNAELAKAGVLLAAEGLAPSSKGARVKFSADERTVIDGPFTETKELIAGFTIIQVKSKEDAIEWVKRVPNIFPNGEAEVEIRKVMEIEDFGDAFTPNPEIAKVKIG; encoded by the coding sequence ATGCGCTTCATGGTCATGATCAAGGCGACGAACGAATCCGAATGGGCCGTTCCGCCGACGCCGGAAGCATTCGCCGCGATGCAGGAGTACAATGCCGAGCTCGCGAAGGCCGGCGTCCTCCTCGCCGCCGAGGGGCTCGCCCCGAGCTCGAAGGGTGCGCGCGTGAAGTTCAGCGCCGACGAACGCACCGTCATCGATGGTCCGTTCACCGAGACCAAAGAGCTCATCGCGGGCTTCACGATCATCCAGGTGAAGTCGAAGGAAGATGCGATCGAGTGGGTGAAGCGCGTTCCGAACATCTTTCCGAACGGCGAAGCGGAGGTCGAGATCCGCAAGGTGATGGAGATCGAGGATTTCGGTGACGCGTTCACGCCGAACCCGGAAATCGCGAAAGTGAAGATCGGGTAG
- a CDS encoding dihydrofolate reductase family protein has product MRKLRIIEHISLDGVIQHSADDDGFPYSEWTAPYRTPAGRDAMLAAYGERCDLLLGRRTYDLWSGFWPKAPSSPMADRLNAATKFVATHRPESLEWGPVEGLGPDLLEGIRRIKSQDGPDLVLSGSSTLTSTLLGHGLADEVLLAVYPVLLGTGKRFFADGTPPRSFELVGTQAFPSGIIFSTYKVAGPLKTG; this is encoded by the coding sequence ATGAGAAAGCTCAGGATTATCGAACACATCTCGCTGGACGGCGTGATCCAGCACTCCGCCGATGACGACGGTTTCCCCTACAGCGAATGGACCGCGCCCTATCGGACCCCCGCTGGCCGGGACGCGATGCTCGCTGCGTATGGCGAGCGCTGCGATCTGCTGCTTGGCCGTCGCACGTACGATCTCTGGTCGGGCTTCTGGCCGAAGGCGCCGAGCAGTCCGATGGCGGACCGCCTCAATGCGGCAACGAAGTTCGTCGCGACCCACCGTCCGGAAAGTCTCGAATGGGGCCCGGTCGAGGGCCTTGGACCGGACCTCCTCGAGGGCATTCGCCGCATCAAGTCGCAGGACGGCCCGGACCTTGTCCTCTCGGGCAGCTCCACGCTGACATCGACGCTGCTCGGGCATGGGCTTGCGGACGAAGTCCTGCTGGCCGTGTATCCCGTTCTGCTGGGCACGGGGAAGCGCTTCTTCGCGGACGGAACCCCGCCGCGCTCATTCGAGCTCGTCGGCACGCAGGCATTTCCGTCGGGCATCATATTCAGTACTTACAAGGTCGCCGGGCCTTTGAAGACCGGATAG